The sequence below is a genomic window from Perca fluviatilis chromosome 13, GENO_Pfluv_1.0, whole genome shotgun sequence.
GGAAGCAGCACAGAGGCTGTTAGGAGTCTGACAGTAGACTTATTTATTACAGGAGCAAGAACTAAATGAAAGTGaactcatgaaaaaaagcaaGCTACATGTTGTGTTACTTGATCCAATGTGTTTTGGATTTTAGCAGCAGACAAGCCCAAACAAAGAGCTTTAGTGGAAGCAGGCAGGAACAGGTAACTTTAAACCCTTTGTCAGTTCCTGTAGAGCTGGATAACTTCATAACACAGCCTTGTTCTGTTTCTCTGAGTGACTCATTCATTAAGTTTACATGTGTTGGATGTCTGTGCGTTTATTAACATCCTTCAAATTCAAAAATGCATAAGTGACTTCAAATAGATATTTCATTCATGGGAGCGTGTAGTCTTTTAGtttaaaccaaccagatttaGCTACAATCTCTATCAGCCTATCACATTCTTGctgtcaatatttaaatgttctCCTCTTCGTTGCTTTCACCGTGGATCGCCACCCTCCTCCCCGTTAACCTCAGTTCATCATTTCCATCATTCATATGTGTATATAAGATATGTCAGTATGGATACTTGTCGTTTAAAAATACTGATATCAGTGATCAAACAGATGTGGTTGTCATGAAGATAAAATGGTAGGATGAGTATTTCACTAAAGATCTGTCAGGTCGGCTTTTAAATTTCACATTGGAAATATTGGGATTtgtcatgtttatttatttgataaatTGATTTGTGGAAGTTTATTCATCAGCCTGTGctcaaattatttattttttctaaacCATTCTGAAGGGGCAGTATAAAGATTTTCACTTTCAGATAGAATATAAACACATTGTGTAAACATCATATTTACAAGATGATATATTCCCTTTCCCCTGACATTAGGGATATAATATCTGCTCTAATCTTTCTGATACAGGCCACAGATAGAAAATGTTCTGCTGATGTTGTTGTAATTCCTGCTGGTCACCAGTAGAGGTAAGCACATGTTACAGATCTACTAATCACTCTGAATGTAAGATCAGAAGAaataactgtttattgatcctCAGAGAGGGGAAATAAGATGTTACAGCAGCACAAGAAACAAACCAGATAAAAATACATCAACAAAATAACATTGTATGCAGACGGGGAAGGGAAAGGGAGAAAATAATTAGGATGAGAAATTGGAATTATAAAGCATAATATAGCACAGAGTAAATAACTCACAGGAGTGAAACAAGTTTCTCAACTTCTGTATCATCGGCCCATCTCTCATCAGAACAGAGacactccctccttcctccaaaaacacagaagacaaAACAGCTGAACCAGCTCGGTCGCTACGTCTTTATCAAATGgacttcagttttgttactgTGACAGCAACAAAAAGATACTAGAACCAAAACAGGACTggatgaaaaatatatatataaaacaatccTCAGCAGTTGGGGTGGTACAGTGGACAATGTTTTGATATTCTGCCTAACAGATTCAAAATCTGGATGGATAACTTAAAGCAACGCTTCAACCAAACTGGAGGTACAGTATTTATGAGTGGTATATGTTATATTGTAATTATATACTGCATTGGTAAAAGGTacagtctctgtctctcaggtgtCCACATTATCCAGCAGATGACTGGTTGTGAGTGGGACGATGAGACTGGAGAGGTCAATGGTTTTAATCAGTTTGGTTATAATGGAGAAGACTTCATAGTATTCGACCTGAAGACATCGACATGGACCGCTGCAAAACCACAGGCTGTCATCACCAAACTGAGTTGGGATGCTGACAAATATAGAATACAGTTCTATGAGAATCACCTCACTCATATGTATCCTGAATGGCTGAAGATGTATTTGCAATATTGGAAGAGCTCTCTGCTGAGAAAAGGTAGAATCACATTTCCTGATGTAGTTTGATGAACCCAACAATGTTCATACAGTCTGCTCAGACTGCTCTATCTGTCTATGATGCGGAGATTATGTAACTGATGTTGTTATGTAGCCCTGTCGATGTTTTTTATAACTCATGAGATTGTATGTGTCTGTACATGTAGTGCATTTACCTAAAAGAAAGGTTGTTTACATGGTGTAAGCCAAACTTACATCTGTTGAGTCTGGATTTCACTTAAAGGTACACTATATAGGTTTTGACCACTAGTAGTTCTAAATAGAAATCTTTTTATAgggttgatttctttttttttctctcttttttttttctctctctctgcagatctTCCCTCAGTGTCTCTCCTCCAGaagtctccctcctctccagtcAGCTGCCACGCTACAGGTTTCTACCCTGACAGAGCCATGATGTTCTGGAGGAAAGATGGAGAGGAGCTTCATGAGGACGTGGACCTCGGAGAGATCCTCCCCAACCACGATGGATCCTTCCAGATGAGTGTTGACCTGGACCTTTCATCAGTCCCAGCTGAAGACTGGAGGAGGTACGACTGTGTGTTTCATCTCTCTGGTGTGGAGGACGACATCGTCACCAAactggacaaagcagagatcAGGACCAACAGAGGTAAGACTGGAATaggaagtgacagaaagatGTGTTTAGTTTACTTCAGTTGTCCTGAAGTTCATGATGTATTGATTTGTCACCTTTCTGATGCTGTGTGTAAGCCTACTGTTTGATATCTGTGGCCATActaccacatacacacaaaaaagccTGAACTGCCAGTTAGCAGGCTAGCTCCCTCAGACTTTATTGCGAGACACATTTGTACAGTTGACTGCTGTCTTAAGACTGATTACAAACTTTACTATTTCACAGAGCAGTTAACAGCTAACAGGACAGCTTCCTCTGTTGGTGGAGCTCTAAACAAAAGTGTCTTTTTGCTGGTTTAGCTTTTGTCATCTAGTTTAATATGGAACAAGCAAGTAATTTTTAGCTTTTGATTTTAAATCAATGCATGCAATGAATTCATAAGTCATGTGTGTACAGTAGGTATACTACACAGATGAATGTACTTCTGTTCTAACCTGTTTTGTCTATCTGGTTGTTGACATATTGTTGTTATTTGTTCAACAGAGAATCCTTCAGACAGGACCATTCCCATCACTGCTGCAGTGGCTGTTCTTGCTGTCGTCCTCGCGCTGCCActggatttatttttacaaaaagaagaaaggtgAGAGAGGAGAATGGAGAAGTTATCTAGTCTACTTTTGGATTTGCAGtttacaaaaagaagaaaagtgagAGACCAAAGGAGTAAACGGTTTTCTCATTTACTTGCAACAAGCAACCAACAGAAAGACTGtagcatgatgatgatgatgatgatgatgatgatgatgatgatgatgatgatgatgatgatgatgatgatataaaTGTATAAGGTGAAGGGTAAAAGATATTTATTTAATGTAAGTAGGAGAATGAGTAGGAGAGTATCAGATTCAATGGCAAAAGGTGACAAATTATGTTCTGCGCATTTTCAACTGTGACAACTGTGGGAATTTGTCCAAAATGAAGCCCCAAAAGgcctgtcaaatctgactccaatttattAATTCCCTGCGCCTTCCTTCATTGGACTTACGTTTACcagaacacaaggatcaatctgagatgaagagttcagttaagtaaagtttactgagtccagcataagagttacaacacagctgtcggttcacaaacagagacaaggtttccctagcaacagacatTAAGTCAGAGCTCGGTCCACCAAATTGTCTTCCGAAATGAGCCTCGATCTAAGCTTTCCCTGTGTCTTTAGTCTCTCCTCACAGGGGGTGTCTTCTAGTTTCTAGACAGAAACTATTatcttcacaaacacacacaacaaggtCTTTCCTGTTTTCTGCTTATCTGTCTGGTACACAATGCACTCTTATGTCATAAAAGGCTTATACTATAGTTAAAGGCTTAAGTTTAACCTTTTATGTGTCAGAGACATTTCCTTGAACCTGTTCTTCAATGACTACACACAA
It includes:
- the LOC120570924 gene encoding major histocompatibility complex class I-related gene protein-like, giving the protein MTGCEWDDETGEVNGFNQFGYNGEDFIVFDLKTSTWTAAKPQAVITKLSWDADKYRIQFYENHLTHMYPEWLKMYLQYWKSSLLRKDLPSVSLLQKSPSSPVSCHATGFYPDRAMMFWRKDGEELHEDVDLGEILPNHDGSFQMSVDLDLSSVPAEDWRRYDCVFHLSGVEDDIVTKLDKAEIRTNRENPSDRTIPITAAVAVLAVVLALPLDLFLQKEERYEMFGCVVSQSGVHVLTRPSYFEEREN